One Kitasatospora sp. NBC_01287 DNA window includes the following coding sequences:
- a CDS encoding TIGR01777 family oxidoreductase, whose product MRIAVTGSSGLIGSALVRSLLADGHQVVRLVRHRDSLGPRPDGSVAIGWNPARGELDRAGLDGVHAVVHLAGAGVADHRWTDAYKQEIRDSRVLGTRTLAAALPGLDAPPSVLISGSAVGYYGQTGDRVIDEAAPAGDDFLARVCVDWEGAARPAAEAGIRVVHPRTGLVLTAAGGAGGRLFPLFRLGLGGRLGSGGQYWSFISLTDQVAALRFLVEHPELSGPVNLTAPEPVTNAELTAALGRVLRRPTPFPVPEFALKLALGEMAVEVVGSHRVVPGKLLAAGFEFAHPGVDAAVRAAV is encoded by the coding sequence ATGCGCATCGCTGTCACCGGTTCCTCGGGCCTGATCGGCTCCGCCCTCGTCCGTTCACTGCTGGCCGACGGCCACCAGGTGGTCCGGCTGGTCCGGCACCGCGACTCGCTCGGACCGCGCCCCGACGGCTCGGTGGCGATCGGTTGGAACCCGGCGCGCGGCGAGCTGGACCGCGCCGGCCTCGACGGGGTGCACGCGGTGGTGCACCTGGCGGGCGCCGGGGTCGCGGACCACCGCTGGACGGACGCCTACAAGCAGGAGATCCGCGACAGCCGGGTGCTGGGCACCCGCACCCTGGCCGCCGCGCTGCCGGGTCTGGACGCACCGCCGAGCGTCCTGATCAGCGGCTCGGCGGTGGGCTACTACGGGCAGACCGGCGACCGGGTGATCGACGAGGCGGCGCCGGCCGGCGACGACTTCCTGGCCCGGGTCTGCGTGGACTGGGAGGGCGCGGCCCGCCCGGCCGCCGAGGCGGGGATCCGGGTGGTGCATCCGCGGACCGGGCTGGTGCTGACCGCCGCGGGCGGGGCCGGCGGGCGACTGTTCCCGCTCTTCCGCCTCGGGCTCGGCGGACGGCTGGGCTCGGGCGGGCAGTACTGGAGCTTCATCTCGCTGACCGACCAGGTCGCGGCGCTGCGCTTCCTGGTGGAGCACCCCGAGCTGAGCGGCCCGGTCAACCTGACCGCGCCGGAGCCGGTCACCAACGCCGAGCTGACGGCGGCGCTCGGCCGGGTGCTGCGGCGGCCCACGCCGTTCCCGGTGCCGGAGTTCGCGCTGAAGCTGGCGCTGGGCGAGATGGCGGTGGAGGTGGTGGGCAGTCACCGGGTGGTGCCGGGCAAGCTGCTGGCGGCCGGCTTCGAGTTCGCCCACCCGGGGGTGGACGCGGCGGTCCGCGCGGCCGTCTGA
- the lipB gene encoding lipoyl(octanoyl) transferase LipB: MRIGEGAVPYQEAWEEQQRLHALRLADEIPDTVLLLEHPPVFTAGKRTKPEDLPLDDTPVVQVNRGGEGTWHGPGQLVGYPIVKLPEPMDVVAYVRRLEEALIRACGDFGVASSRVEGRSGVWVLGRELPDAVLDPAKVVDIGKLTLRLGLPLGIDPRLAGPEYAPSNAGQRGDDRKLAAIGVRVARGVTMHGFALNCNPDMTWFDRIIPCGIRDAGVGSLATELGRDVPVAEVAPVVERRLAEVFAELPEPALAR, encoded by the coding sequence ATGCGCATAGGCGAAGGCGCGGTGCCGTACCAGGAGGCCTGGGAGGAGCAGCAGCGGCTGCACGCGCTGCGGCTGGCCGACGAGATCCCTGACACCGTGCTGCTGCTGGAGCACCCGCCGGTCTTCACCGCCGGCAAGCGGACCAAGCCCGAGGACCTGCCGCTGGACGACACCCCCGTCGTGCAGGTCAACCGGGGCGGCGAGGGCACCTGGCACGGTCCGGGCCAGCTGGTCGGCTACCCGATCGTCAAGCTGCCCGAGCCGATGGACGTGGTCGCCTACGTCCGCCGCCTGGAGGAGGCGCTGATCCGCGCCTGCGGCGACTTCGGGGTGGCGAGCAGTCGGGTGGAGGGGCGCAGCGGGGTCTGGGTGCTGGGCCGGGAGCTGCCGGACGCCGTCCTCGACCCGGCCAAGGTCGTCGACATCGGCAAGCTGACCCTGCGGCTGGGCCTGCCGCTGGGCATCGACCCGCGGCTGGCCGGTCCCGAGTACGCGCCCTCCAACGCCGGCCAGCGCGGCGACGACCGCAAGCTCGCCGCGATCGGGGTGCGGGTGGCGCGCGGGGTGACCATGCACGGGTTCGCGCTCAACTGCAACCCCGACATGACCTGGTTCGACCGGATCATCCCGTGCGGGATCCGGGACGCCGGGGTCGGCTCGCTGGCCACCGAGCTGGGCCGGGACGTGCCGGTCGCCGAGGTGGCGCCGGTGGTGGAGCGGCGGCTGGCGGAGGTCTTCGCCGAGCTGCCCGAACCCGCGCTGGCCCGCTGA
- a CDS encoding Uma2 family endonuclease codes for MTAEMVAPAWMHTQISAEEYDSWSEEQCAGIEIVDGMVVVSPRATKRHNRLARLLANALDSAAGPEWNADTDFDVRLRDVPLTTRRPDVVVYRAETIDVAPTRPEHVLLVVEVVSPGSETTDRVAKVHQYATAGIPFYWRVEQPPTGVPLVHTYLLDPATRAYRDGALFTGLVKAVAPFAVEADLGGG; via the coding sequence ATGACCGCCGAGATGGTCGCACCCGCGTGGATGCACACGCAGATCAGCGCGGAGGAGTACGACTCCTGGTCCGAGGAGCAGTGCGCGGGCATCGAGATCGTGGACGGGATGGTCGTCGTGAGCCCCAGGGCCACCAAGCGGCACAATCGCCTGGCCCGGCTCCTGGCCAACGCCCTCGACTCCGCCGCCGGCCCGGAGTGGAACGCCGACACCGACTTCGACGTGCGGCTGCGGGACGTGCCGCTCACCACCCGCAGGCCCGATGTCGTCGTCTACCGGGCCGAGACGATCGATGTCGCACCGACCCGCCCCGAGCACGTCCTGCTGGTGGTCGAGGTGGTCTCGCCGGGCTCCGAGACCACCGACCGGGTCGCGAAGGTCCACCAGTACGCCACCGCCGGGATCCCCTTCTACTGGCGGGTGGAGCAGCCACCCACCGGGGTCCCGCTCGTCCACACCTACCTGCTCGACCCTGCGACCAGGGCCTACCGTGACGGCGCGCTGTTCACCGGGCTGGTGAAGGCCGTGGCGCCCTTCGCGGTGGAGGCCGACCTGGGCGGTGGCTGA
- a CDS encoding regulator, translating into MPQRPATDSPAYGPLDPLDPHERRGEPDRPAAAALPGQRHDGTALLERRPPVPGELHPAPGELQHLARAADGLHHGPGSHDPGSHGPDRTDDHTIDHAIDHAIDHVIDGAGDLAGDRDADRDADHVPEEEHDHVMGVLPHAADQEVAARADVGRAQNPLLAALIEEAGFSHAGLARRVDQLGLEHGLDLRYDKTSVTRWLRGQQPRGATPALIAEVFTRRLGRRLSAQDIGLDACAPVYAGLEFAETPQEAVDIVASMWRKDTGPQSELRRIAFTPAGLVVPSRDWLIGRGDEQVARDGSAGIYVSGPDGPLARLDPTAEHGDQPSRTATATVTTAPGVRGTPAGRVPSQARRPLVSGTRTAALPGQGGPGAEPAGRPQRAGLRVGRGDIAAVRAVGDLFRALDNAYGGGHARQALVRYLESEAEPMLRGRYGEQIGRALFAAVADLTRLAGWTSFDIAAHGLAQRYFVQALRLSQAAGDRVLGGYVLITMSQQAVHLGHGREAVQLARVAQQGVGTAAPATVQSLMHAAEARGHGVLGDVRSCTTALVRSERALALARSGDELPSWARFFDEAQLADEFAHCYRDLQQWRPAAQHAEKSLRLRGAAYARSRVFCRIVLSAARLGLGDVDESCALATEALRAAGEMRSARTVEYLRDFHRRLAPYRGSAAARAFEEAARQAGVL; encoded by the coding sequence ATGCCCCAACGGCCTGCAACCGACAGTCCGGCCTATGGTCCGCTCGACCCGCTGGACCCGCACGAACGCCGCGGCGAGCCGGACCGTCCCGCTGCGGCCGCCCTGCCCGGGCAGCGACACGACGGCACGGCGCTGCTGGAGCGCCGGCCGCCCGTGCCCGGCGAACTCCACCCGGCGCCCGGCGAACTCCAGCACTTGGCGCGGGCCGCGGACGGGCTCCACCACGGCCCGGGCAGCCACGACCCGGGCAGCCACGGGCCGGACCGCACCGACGATCACACCATCGACCACGCGATCGACCACGCGATCGACCACGTCATCGACGGCGCCGGTGACCTTGCCGGCGATCGCGATGCCGATCGCGATGCCGATCACGTCCCCGAGGAGGAGCACGACCACGTGATGGGCGTCCTGCCGCACGCCGCGGACCAGGAGGTCGCCGCCCGCGCCGACGTGGGCCGCGCGCAGAACCCACTGCTCGCCGCACTGATCGAGGAGGCCGGCTTCTCCCACGCCGGCCTGGCCCGCCGGGTCGACCAACTGGGCCTGGAGCACGGGCTCGACCTGCGCTACGACAAGACCTCGGTGACCCGCTGGCTGCGTGGTCAGCAGCCGCGCGGCGCCACCCCGGCGCTGATCGCCGAGGTCTTCACCCGGCGGCTCGGCCGGCGGCTCTCCGCCCAGGACATCGGCCTGGACGCCTGCGCGCCGGTCTACGCGGGCCTGGAGTTCGCCGAGACCCCGCAGGAGGCCGTGGACATCGTCGCCAGCATGTGGCGCAAGGACACCGGGCCGCAGTCGGAGCTGCGCCGGATCGCCTTCACCCCGGCCGGCCTGGTGGTGCCCAGCCGGGACTGGCTGATCGGGCGCGGCGACGAGCAGGTGGCCAGGGACGGCTCGGCGGGGATCTACGTCTCGGGACCGGACGGACCGCTGGCCCGGCTCGACCCGACCGCCGAGCACGGCGACCAGCCGTCCCGGACCGCCACCGCCACCGTCACCACCGCGCCCGGGGTCCGCGGCACGCCGGCCGGCCGGGTGCCCTCGCAGGCCCGCCGCCCGCTGGTCTCCGGAACCCGGACGGCGGCGCTGCCCGGGCAGGGCGGTCCCGGTGCCGAGCCGGCCGGCCGGCCGCAGCGGGCGGGGCTGCGGGTCGGCCGCGGCGACATCGCCGCCGTGCGCGCGGTCGGTGACCTGTTCCGGGCGCTGGACAACGCCTACGGCGGCGGTCACGCCCGCCAGGCGCTGGTGCGCTACCTGGAGAGCGAGGCCGAGCCGATGCTGCGCGGCCGCTACGGCGAGCAGATCGGCCGCGCGCTCTTCGCGGCGGTCGCCGACCTGACCCGGCTGGCCGGGTGGACCTCCTTCGACATCGCCGCGCACGGCCTGGCGCAGCGCTACTTCGTCCAGGCGCTGCGGCTCTCCCAGGCCGCGGGTGACCGGGTGCTCGGCGGCTACGTGCTGATCACCATGAGCCAGCAGGCGGTCCATCTCGGCCACGGCCGGGAGGCGGTCCAGCTGGCCAGGGTGGCCCAGCAGGGCGTGGGCACGGCGGCCCCGGCCACGGTCCAGTCGCTGATGCACGCAGCCGAGGCGCGCGGGCACGGGGTGCTGGGCGACGTCCGCTCCTGCACCACCGCGCTGGTCCGCTCCGAGCGGGCACTGGCGCTGGCCCGCAGCGGCGACGAACTGCCCTCCTGGGCCCGGTTCTTCGACGAGGCGCAGCTGGCCGACGAGTTCGCCCACTGCTACCGCGACCTGCAGCAGTGGCGCCCGGCCGCCCAGCACGCCGAGAAGTCGCTGCGGCTGCGCGGGGCCGCGTACGCGCGCAGCCGGGTCTTCTGCCGGATCGTGCTCTCCGCCGCCCGGCTCGGCCTGGGTGACGTGGACGAGTCCTGCGCGTTGGCCACCGAGGCGCTGCGGGCGGCCGGGGAGATGCGCTCGGCCCGCACGGTGGAGTACCTGCGCGACTTCCACCGCAGGCTCGCGCCCTACCGGGGCAGCGCGGCGGCCCGCGCCTTCGAGGAGGCGGCCCGACAGGCGGGGGTGCTCTGA
- a CDS encoding NAD(P)/FAD-dependent oxidoreductase, producing MTPHDITRRSRADDPDVVVVGAGLAGLAAARSLTSAGLHVQVLEATERIGGRMAGHQLDGYRLDHGGQLLNTGFPELVRRLDLDGLALRPLAPGVLVHSGGRRYRVGDPQLPTARQAATRSSLGSPLEKARLGTMLSRLAATPAPKLLARQETSTARALAERGLPLKMVDGFLRPLLTALLSDPALGTSSRVADLVLRGYARGRLALPAAGTAAVPGQLAGALPPGTVRLGVRVTAIGADGVWTEEHGRLGARAVVLATDARSATDLLPGLRLPEFHPVTTYYHTTGGTPLSEAVLLLDGDRTQGPAPVSHSLVLSQVHESYAPAGRSLVATTVLGRRGFGSGGPAALEPAVRERLARLYGVSAREWEFLSVRHLPDAVPAMPPPHNFRRPVRVLAGLYVCGDHRDTSSAQGALVSGRRAAEAVLHDLGVTGETESGQEREAA from the coding sequence GTGACCCCACACGACATCACCCGCCGCAGCCGCGCCGACGACCCTGACGTGGTCGTGGTCGGCGCGGGGCTGGCCGGACTGGCCGCCGCCCGGTCGCTGACCTCCGCCGGACTGCACGTCCAGGTGCTGGAGGCGACCGAACGGATCGGCGGTCGGATGGCCGGCCACCAGCTGGACGGCTACCGGCTGGACCACGGCGGTCAACTGCTCAACACCGGTTTCCCCGAGCTGGTCCGCCGGCTCGACCTGGACGGCCTGGCGCTGCGCCCGCTGGCCCCGGGGGTGCTGGTGCACAGCGGCGGCCGCCGCTACCGGGTCGGCGACCCGCAGTTGCCGACCGCCCGGCAGGCCGCCACCCGCTCCTCGCTAGGCAGCCCGCTGGAGAAGGCGCGGCTGGGCACCATGCTGAGCAGGCTGGCCGCCACCCCGGCGCCCAAGCTGCTGGCCCGCCAGGAGACCAGCACCGCCCGCGCGCTGGCCGAGCGCGGGCTGCCCCTGAAGATGGTCGACGGCTTCCTGCGGCCGCTGCTCACGGCTCTGCTGAGCGATCCGGCGCTGGGCACCAGCAGCCGGGTCGCCGATCTGGTGCTGCGCGGCTACGCCCGCGGTCGGCTCGCCCTGCCCGCCGCCGGCACCGCGGCGGTCCCCGGTCAGCTGGCCGGCGCGCTGCCGCCCGGCACCGTGCGCCTGGGCGTTCGGGTCACGGCGATCGGCGCGGACGGGGTGTGGACCGAGGAGCACGGCCGGCTCGGGGCCCGCGCGGTGGTGCTGGCCACCGACGCCCGCTCGGCCACCGACCTGCTGCCGGGTCTGCGACTGCCCGAGTTCCACCCGGTGACGACGTACTACCACACCACCGGCGGCACGCCGCTGAGCGAAGCCGTCCTCCTGCTGGACGGCGACCGCACGCAGGGCCCCGCGCCGGTCTCGCACTCGCTGGTGCTCAGCCAGGTGCACGAGTCCTACGCCCCGGCCGGCCGCTCGCTGGTGGCCACCACCGTGCTCGGCCGGCGCGGGTTCGGCTCCGGCGGCCCCGCCGCGCTGGAACCGGCGGTGCGGGAGCGGCTGGCGCGGCTGTACGGGGTGTCGGCGCGCGAGTGGGAGTTCCTGAGCGTGCGCCACCTGCCGGACGCGGTGCCGGCCATGCCGCCGCCGCACAACTTCCGTCGCCCGGTGCGGGTGCTGGCCGGGCTGTACGTCTGCGGGGACCACCGGGACACCAGCAGCGCGCAGGGGGCGCTGGTCTCGGGCCGGCGGGCGGCCGAGGCCGTGCTGCACGACCTGGGCGTGACCGGCGAGACCGAGTCGGGGCAGGAGCGGGAGGCGGCCTGA
- the purN gene encoding phosphoribosylglycinamide formyltransferase — protein sequence MSFNVAVLASHAGSNLRALTAGSSEPGSPYRVVLVISNNSGSGALAHAAELGIGQAHLSGRTHPEADELDRAMLELLRAHGVDLVVTAGYLKKVGPAVLDACAGRVINVHPALLPRHGGPGMHGRHVHESVLAAGDLVSGASVHQVTARYDEGPVIARREVPVLPGDTVESLAERVLAAEHTLLPETVRTLARG from the coding sequence ATGTCCTTCAACGTCGCCGTCCTCGCCTCCCACGCCGGATCCAACCTGCGTGCGCTGACCGCTGGTTCGTCGGAGCCCGGGTCGCCGTACCGGGTGGTGCTGGTGATCAGCAACAACAGCGGCTCCGGCGCGCTCGCGCACGCGGCTGAGCTGGGCATCGGGCAGGCCCACCTCTCCGGGCGGACCCATCCCGAGGCGGACGAGCTGGACCGGGCGATGCTCGAACTGCTGCGCGCGCACGGGGTCGACCTGGTGGTCACCGCCGGGTACCTGAAGAAGGTGGGGCCCGCGGTGCTGGACGCCTGTGCCGGACGCGTCATCAATGTGCACCCCGCGCTGCTTCCCCGGCACGGCGGGCCCGGGATGCACGGCCGGCACGTCCACGAGAGCGTCCTGGCCGCCGGGGACCTGGTCTCCGGCGCGTCCGTCCACCAGGTGACCGCGCGGTACGACGAGGGGCCGGTGATCGCGCGGCGCGAGGTGCCGGTGCTGCCCGGGGACACGGTGGAGAGCTTGGCCGAGCGGGTACTGGCGGCCGAGCACACCTTGCTGCCCGAGACTGTGCGAACGCTCGCGCGGGGGTGA
- a CDS encoding DUF2510 domain-containing protein, translating into MSNSTPPGWYPDPEPAPGGGVGHERFWDGATWTARTRPLPPAVVAPRPLPAPLPALPLAPPVVPPPVPPVARQPMAPQPVVPQPVVPQPSARPVAAGPSEPATSLSDASPAYGHPAIPEPESIGGYGFPAAALAPAPPLPPPPSGPPPYGYQPSPGYPRPGPPPYPAAHHGQPPLPPLPGTALAPAPGKRTGLITGILVGALALIMVTAGVSISLVKGSGRNDRAPSAAVPVLPGPLPGAGAPPTGAPATPGDGDPSDPAGAAPAPGGSPQSQSPVSPDGGSVRDAVHDWSIPLPSGWDSAEHDASTAALLVTGAYQCATPGGCVRGNFTVDSRPTDGPDAETVARRTMSDYAPQIFGPLVSHQELTSGPVTVAGLGGFAVRWHVLPQQASPGYLLLIALPAPGGGYTTLVGSVDDDPRAPLPAVLDQIATGIRTTTTTPAPGTAPAPTSPNAPSGSAPAPTTPATAPVTSLPPNAT; encoded by the coding sequence GTGAGCAACTCCACTCCTCCCGGCTGGTACCCCGACCCGGAGCCCGCCCCGGGTGGCGGAGTCGGGCACGAGCGTTTCTGGGACGGCGCCACCTGGACCGCCAGGACCCGGCCGCTGCCGCCGGCGGTTGTTGCCCCCCGACCGCTGCCCGCGCCGCTGCCCGCGCTGCCGCTCGCGCCGCCGGTCGTGCCTCCGCCCGTACCGCCGGTCGCGCGGCAGCCCATGGCGCCCCAGCCGGTGGTGCCCCAGCCGGTGGTGCCCCAGCCGTCGGCGCGGCCGGTCGCCGCCGGGCCCTCGGAGCCCGCCACCTCGCTCTCCGACGCCTCGCCCGCCTACGGGCACCCGGCGATCCCCGAGCCCGAGTCGATCGGCGGCTACGGTTTCCCGGCCGCCGCGCTCGCCCCCGCGCCACCGCTCCCACCGCCGCCGTCCGGGCCGCCGCCGTACGGCTACCAGCCGTCCCCCGGCTACCCGCGGCCCGGCCCGCCCCCGTACCCGGCGGCGCACCACGGCCAGCCGCCCCTGCCGCCGCTCCCGGGCACGGCCCTGGCCCCGGCCCCGGGCAAGCGCACCGGACTGATCACCGGCATCCTGGTCGGCGCCCTCGCGCTCATCATGGTCACGGCCGGGGTCTCCATCTCGCTGGTCAAGGGCTCGGGGCGGAACGACCGCGCCCCCAGCGCGGCCGTCCCCGTCCTGCCGGGCCCGCTGCCCGGCGCGGGCGCGCCTCCCACGGGTGCCCCCGCCACCCCGGGTGACGGCGACCCGTCGGACCCCGCCGGAGCCGCCCCGGCACCGGGCGGCTCCCCGCAGAGCCAGTCCCCGGTCTCGCCCGACGGCGGCAGCGTGCGGGACGCGGTGCACGACTGGAGCATCCCGCTGCCCAGCGGTTGGGACTCCGCCGAGCACGACGCCTCGACCGCCGCCCTGCTGGTCACCGGCGCCTACCAGTGCGCCACCCCCGGTGGCTGCGTCCGGGGCAACTTCACGGTCGACAGCCGACCCACCGACGGCCCCGACGCCGAGACGGTGGCCCGCCGCACCATGTCCGACTACGCCCCCCAGATCTTCGGCCCGCTCGTCTCGCACCAGGAGCTGACCAGCGGGCCGGTCACGGTGGCGGGGCTGGGCGGCTTCGCGGTCCGCTGGCACGTGCTCCCGCAGCAGGCGAGCCCCGGCTACCTGCTGCTGATCGCCCTGCCGGCCCCCGGTGGCGGCTACACCACCCTGGTCGGCTCGGTCGACGACGACCCGCGGGCGCCGCTGCCCGCCGTGCTGGACCAGATCGCCACCGGCATCCGCACCACCACCACCACGCCGGCCCCGGGCACGGCTCCCGCCCCCACCTCTCCGAACGCCCCCTCCGGCTCTGCTCCCGCGCCCACCACCCCCGCCACGGCCCCCGTCACGAGCCTGCCGCCCAACGCGACCTGA
- a CDS encoding helix-turn-helix domain-containing protein, which produces MSGTMDDLERLPSEHVSDHVSSRLAGGPSDPATDHPGTAAPGAPAPSAPVTPPGERAAATALRRLLDLLATDAAVEEFPEPLAEARRRGASPAELAELDEAVRQALLVHRRLRQHRRREAELTALFDTATDLAASRDLDPVLRAIVRRARLLLGTDTAYLTLPDTAAGDTYMRVTDGSVSPLFQHLRLSLGDGLGGLVAQSARPYATADYRADQRFRHTGRIDAGVLEEGLVAILGVPLLLGDTVVGVLFAADRAPRAFTPDQVALLCSLAAHAAVALDTAKALADSRAALAELNAANTVIQAHAAAVQRAERAHDRLTELVLRGADVAQVADEVALLLGGEVTVHDAEGHPLAGRAGGARRAAEAVERARTEGRAVRHGDSWVCAVLAGPALLGSLVLRGRPELDDPDRRLFERAGVVTALLLLLRRSAAEAEHRVRGELLTDLLTAPGRDPAALLARGRRLGIDLTRRHLVLVAETAPDGRARLAGAAAQYLFGQRGGAGGGRGVSAEHGEAVVLLLPDDGATGPEAAARAAAERLARLAGQPVTVGAGPSAAGPPALAAAHAEALRCVRALRALGRGGQGAAAESLGFLGVLLADGPEVAGFVARTLGPLLAYDERRGTELVGTLRAYFACGGSLTRAKEELHVHVNTVVQRLERVAALLGPDWNEPARALELQLALRLRLLADGPFKETDGRFEQVDGPFEQVSDRAYSGEVGREHLGKEQR; this is translated from the coding sequence ATGTCCGGCACCATGGATGACCTGGAGCGGCTGCCGAGCGAGCACGTGAGCGACCACGTGAGCAGCCGCCTGGCCGGCGGCCCGAGCGACCCCGCGACCGACCACCCGGGCACTGCGGCCCCGGGCGCACCGGCCCCGAGCGCCCCGGTCACCCCGCCCGGCGAACGGGCTGCTGCTACCGCACTGCGCCGGCTGCTCGACCTGCTGGCCACCGACGCCGCCGTCGAGGAGTTCCCCGAGCCGCTCGCCGAGGCCCGCCGCCGCGGCGCCTCCCCCGCCGAGCTGGCCGAGCTCGACGAGGCCGTCCGGCAGGCCCTGCTGGTGCACCGCAGGCTGCGTCAGCACCGCCGCCGCGAGGCCGAGTTGACGGCCCTCTTCGACACCGCCACCGACCTGGCCGCCTCCCGCGACCTGGACCCGGTGCTGCGCGCGATCGTCCGCCGGGCCCGGCTGCTGCTGGGCACCGACACCGCCTATCTGACGCTGCCCGACACCGCCGCGGGTGACACCTACATGCGGGTCACCGACGGCTCGGTCTCGCCGCTCTTCCAGCACCTGCGGCTGAGCCTGGGCGACGGGCTCGGCGGCCTGGTCGCGCAGAGCGCCCGCCCCTACGCGACCGCCGACTACCGCGCCGACCAGCGCTTCCGGCACACCGGGCGGATCGACGCCGGGGTGCTGGAGGAGGGCCTGGTAGCGATCCTCGGCGTGCCGCTGCTGCTCGGCGACACCGTGGTGGGGGTGCTCTTCGCCGCCGACCGGGCACCGCGCGCCTTCACCCCCGATCAGGTGGCCCTGCTCTGCTCGCTGGCCGCGCACGCCGCAGTCGCGCTGGACACCGCCAAGGCCCTGGCCGACAGCCGGGCCGCGCTGGCCGAGCTGAACGCGGCCAACACCGTGATCCAGGCGCACGCGGCCGCCGTCCAGCGCGCCGAGCGGGCCCACGACCGGCTCACCGAACTGGTGCTGCGCGGGGCCGACGTGGCGCAGGTGGCCGACGAGGTGGCGCTGCTGCTCGGCGGCGAGGTCACCGTGCACGACGCCGAGGGCCACCCGCTGGCCGGCCGGGCCGGCGGGGCGCGCCGGGCCGCCGAGGCGGTGGAGCGGGCCAGGACCGAGGGTCGGGCGGTGCGGCACGGCGACAGCTGGGTCTGCGCGGTGCTGGCCGGGCCCGCGCTGCTGGGCAGCCTGGTGCTGCGCGGGCGGCCCGAGCTGGACGACCCGGACCGGCGGCTCTTCGAGCGGGCCGGGGTGGTCACCGCGCTGCTCCTGCTGCTGCGCCGCTCGGCCGCCGAGGCGGAGCACCGGGTGCGCGGCGAGTTGCTCACCGACCTGCTGACCGCCCCCGGCCGCGATCCCGCCGCCCTGTTGGCCCGCGGTCGGCGGCTCGGCATCGACCTGACCAGGCGCCACCTGGTGCTGGTCGCCGAGACCGCGCCGGACGGGCGGGCCCGACTGGCCGGCGCGGCCGCCCAGTACCTGTTCGGACAGCGCGGCGGCGCGGGCGGCGGACGCGGGGTGAGCGCGGAGCACGGCGAGGCGGTCGTGCTGCTGCTGCCCGACGACGGCGCGACCGGGCCCGAGGCGGCCGCCCGCGCCGCCGCCGAGCGGCTGGCCAGGCTGGCCGGCCAGCCGGTGACGGTCGGTGCGGGGCCGTCCGCCGCCGGGCCGCCCGCGCTGGCCGCCGCGCACGCCGAGGCGCTGCGCTGCGTGCGGGCACTGCGGGCACTGGGCCGCGGCGGGCAGGGCGCCGCCGCCGAGTCACTGGGCTTCCTCGGCGTGCTGCTCGCCGACGGCCCCGAGGTGGCCGGCTTCGTCGCCCGGACGCTGGGCCCGCTGCTGGCCTACGACGAGCGGCGCGGCACCGAGCTGGTCGGCACGCTGCGTGCCTACTTCGCCTGCGGCGGCAGCCTGACCCGGGCCAAGGAGGAGCTGCACGTGCACGTGAACACCGTGGTGCAGCGGCTGGAGCGGGTGGCCGCGCTGCTCGGCCCGGACTGGAACGAGCCGGCCCGGGCACTCGAACTGCAGCTCGCGCTGCGGCTGCGGCTACTGGCCGACGGCCCCTTCAAGGAGACGGACGGCCGCTTCGAGCAGGTGGACGGCCCCTTCGAGCAGGTGAGCGACCGGGCGTACAGTGGCGAGGTTGGTCGCGAACACCTGGGCAAGGAGCAGCGGTGA
- a CDS encoding DUF4240 domain-containing protein: MYETDFWQIIDETRDAADGDPDDQADLLVDRLAQLTPDEVIDFARLFEARFQRAYTRELWGAAHLLLGEVSEDSFDFFRCWLIAQGREVFEGAVHHPDDLAELVPDFDEEEDGDAEEFGYAPDEAHEQLTGLPLPDLGSSQPRQPEGAPFDFADPAVMAKRFPKLWEIYGD, translated from the coding sequence ATGTACGAGACGGACTTCTGGCAGATCATCGACGAGACCCGCGACGCCGCCGACGGGGACCCGGACGACCAGGCCGACCTGCTGGTGGATCGGCTCGCGCAGCTGACCCCGGACGAGGTGATCGACTTCGCCCGGCTCTTCGAGGCGCGGTTCCAGCGGGCCTACACCCGCGAGCTGTGGGGCGCGGCGCACCTGCTGCTCGGCGAGGTGTCGGAGGACTCCTTCGACTTCTTCCGCTGCTGGCTGATCGCCCAGGGCCGGGAGGTGTTCGAGGGCGCGGTGCACCATCCGGACGACCTGGCGGAGCTGGTGCCGGACTTCGACGAGGAGGAGGACGGCGACGCCGAGGAGTTCGGCTACGCCCCCGACGAGGCGCACGAGCAGCTCACCGGGCTGCCGCTGCCGGACCTGGGCAGCAGCCAGCCGCGGCAGCCCGAGGGGGCGCCGTTCGACTTCGCGGACCCGGCCGTGATGGCGAAACGATTCCCCAAGTTGTGGGAGATCTACGGGGATTGA